DNA from Streptomyces sp. Edi4:
TCGCCACCTGGCGCGCCGAGGTCGCCGACGCGCGGGCGCGGGCGGCCGGACGCGGCCTCGACGAACTCAGCACCGGCACGGCGCGCAACGGGCGGCATTTCAATCTGCGCTGGATCTACACCCACATGATCGAGGAGTACGCCCGCCACAACGGCCACGCGGACCTGCTCCGTGAGGCGATCGACGGCGCCACGGGAGCCTGAAGGACCCGGGCGACCCGGCCGTGCGGGTGGCGGGGGCCCTGGCCGCGGAGTGCGGGTGCCGCAGGGCGCGGGGCCCTGGCGGCGGAGTGCGGGGCGCTCCGGACGCGGATGGCTCGCGGGCGGGAGGGCCCGGCCACTCCAGTGGGTGCGCCGGGTGTCACTCGTGCGGGCCATTGTGGCGTCGCCGGCTCGCCCAAAGCCCGCCGGGGCCAGGAGAGTTGTCCGATGCACCGAACCAGCAACGCGCTGCGGCTCCTGATGTCCGTGACGGCCCTGGCCGTCTGCGGCTGCGTCACGGGCTGTGTCTCCGTCGAGGCGGGGCCCCCGCACTCCCCGCCGCCCGCACCCCCCGCCCGCCAGCGGAGCCACCCGCTCCCGCAGGTCGTGCAGCCACCGGCCCGCGAGGCCCTGGAGGCGGTGGATCCCACCGACTCCCCGGCCCCCGCCCCGCCCCCGCTGTCCGGGACGGGCCCGCCCAGGGCGGTTCGTCAGGTCCCGCGTCATCGCGCCGAGCAGCCCGCGCCCCGGCCCGCAGCCCCCAGGACACGACACCCCAGGACCTACCCCGCGATGCCCGCGCTCGGCGACGTCTGCGCGCTCGGCCAGGGCTACGGCGGGTGGCGAGCCGACAGTCCGGAGGCACGCATCTGCCGTGAGACATACGGGAATTGACGCCACGTCAGTGAAACGTGGGCCCCGGCGGCAGCTGTGCGCGGGCAGGGCGCCAGATGCGTGTGGGGGACGGCTGCTCACACGGCGTCCAGCTCTCGTTCGAGGCGGCGCAACGCCTCGCGGATGTCGTTGCCATAGGCGTCGCCGGACAGTGCGTCCAGGGCGGCGTGGGCCCGGCCGAGGTGGAGCCGGGCGTCCTCGGGGCGGCGCAGCTTCAGATAGTCGGCGGCGAGGCTGAGATGCAGCGAGGGGTAGAAGGCGCGCACCGCGAGCGAGGCGTGGCGCGCCGTGCGGCGATCCCGGCTCAGGGTATCGGCGGCCGCCAACGCCCGCAGGTCCCATGCCAGTTCGTCCCGCGCGTCGTCCTGGGCGTCCGCCATGTAGTGGGCCAGGGTGCAGCGGTGCAGCGCGTCGCCGTCCTCGCCGATCTCCGACCACAGGGCCCCGAAGCGGTTGCGCGCCTCCTCGCGGTCCCCGCCGTGCAGCAGCATCGTCACTTGCCCGATCCGGGTCATCACGATGTCCCCCGGGGCGTCCCGCATGTCCGTCACCGCTGTCTCCGCCGGTCGTCACGTAAGTCGAACGGCTTCGACGCTAGCCGCCGCCACTGACAATCGGCCTCAGGCTCGGGCGGGGGCGCCGGCCTGTCAGCCGGACGCCGCCGCGCACCCGGGCCACCGACGCCGTCACGCGCCCGGGTCCGTACGCCGTGGCACGCCCAGGCCCGCCGCCACCACGTCGCCCGGGTTCGGCGCCACCGCGCGCCGGCTCCGACACCGTCACCCGCCGACCCGGCGCCCCGGCCGGCCCGCCCCGTAGGGTGACTCAGCCCAGGTTCGGGATGCGCCAGTCGATGGGCGCGTGGCCCTGCGCCGCGACCGCCTCGTTGATCTGCGTGAAGGGGTGCGAGCCGAAGAACTTTTTGGCCGAGAGCGGCGAGGGGTGCGCGCCCTTGACCACGACGTGCCGCTCCTCGTCGATGAGCGGGAGCTTCTTCTGCGCGTAGTTGCCCCACAGCACGAAGACGGCGGGGTCGGGCCGCGCGGCGACCGCGCGGATCACCGCGTCGGTGAACTTCTCCCAGCCCTTGCCCTTGTGCGAGTTGGCCTCGCCCGAGCGCACGGTGAGGACCGCGTTGAGCAGCAGCACGCCCTGCTGCGCCCAGGGCATCAGATAGCCGTTGTCCGGGATGTCCAGACCGAGCTCGTCGCGCATCTCCTTGTAGATGTTGCGCAGCGACGGCGGTGTCCTGACGCCCGGGCGCACCGAGAAGCACAGGCCGTGCCCCTGCCCCTCGCCGTGGTACGGGTCCTGACCGAGGACCAGGACCTTCACCC
Protein-coding regions in this window:
- a CDS encoding uracil-DNA glycosylase yields the protein MTDIAMLPESWQGVLGEELDKPYFKELTAFVEEEREKGPVFPPREEVFAALDATPYDRVKVLVLGQDPYHGEGQGHGLCFSVRPGVRTPPSLRNIYKEMRDELGLDIPDNGYLMPWAQQGVLLLNAVLTVRSGEANSHKGKGWEKFTDAVIRAVAARPDPAVFVLWGNYAQKKLPLIDEERHVVVKGAHPSPLSAKKFFGSHPFTQINEAVAAQGHAPIDWRIPNLG